In Thalassoglobus sp. JC818, one DNA window encodes the following:
- a CDS encoding purine-nucleoside phosphorylase, producing MLELYNQIQEACSVIQAKWDRTPHAGIILGTGLGNLASDIETEAVFDYEEIPHFLKSTATSHRGRLVCGTLSGLPVIAMEGRHHMYEGYSLKQVTLPVRVFKALGAQLLIASNAVGGMNPYLQTGDIVVVDDHINLMGDNPLIGINDDRLGPRFPDMSAPYDQKLGDHALEIARAENFRAQKGVFVAIAGPNLETRAEYRFLRMIGADIVGMSTVPEVLVAVHAGLRTVALSVVTDMCLPDALKPADVQEIIAIANEAEPHLRSIVRGLLKHEAESVA from the coding sequence ATGCTCGAGCTTTATAATCAGATCCAGGAAGCCTGTTCTGTTATTCAAGCCAAGTGGGATCGTACTCCACACGCTGGAATCATTCTCGGCACGGGTTTGGGCAATCTGGCGAGCGATATTGAAACCGAAGCAGTCTTTGACTACGAGGAGATTCCACACTTCCTCAAGTCGACAGCGACCAGTCATCGCGGTCGGCTGGTTTGCGGAACTTTGAGCGGCCTCCCTGTGATTGCGATGGAGGGGCGTCATCACATGTACGAGGGCTATTCCCTCAAGCAAGTCACTCTTCCAGTTCGCGTTTTCAAGGCACTTGGAGCTCAACTCCTGATTGCCTCGAACGCAGTCGGTGGCATGAATCCTTATCTCCAAACCGGAGATATTGTCGTTGTCGACGACCACATCAACCTGATGGGCGACAATCCTCTGATCGGCATCAACGATGACCGGCTCGGGCCACGTTTCCCAGACATGAGCGCTCCCTACGACCAAAAGTTGGGAGATCACGCACTCGAAATCGCTCGAGCAGAGAATTTCCGGGCCCAGAAAGGTGTCTTCGTCGCCATCGCAGGTCCCAATCTCGAAACACGAGCAGAGTACAGGTTCCTGCGAATGATCGGGGCCGACATCGTCGGAATGTCAACGGTTCCAGAAGTCCTCGTGGCTGTCCATGCTGGGCTGCGAACGGTCGCCCTCTCTGTTGTGACTGACATGTGCCTGCCGGATGCCTTGAAACCTGCGGACGTGCAGGAAATCATCGCGATTGCTAACGAAGCAGAACCCCATTTGAGGTCAATTGTTCGCGGGCTGTTGAAGCACGAAGCAGAATCAGTGGCGTAG
- a CDS encoding MBL fold metallo-hydrolase, with amino-acid sequence MRIEFLGTGGFHPNERRHTTCLMVPEIGLILDCGTAGFRIAEHIETKTLDLLLSHAHLDHICGLTYLVTLPIIHNVEKMRLFGAQHVLDAVRDSLFSEAIFPVGPPFEFHTITPGDSIELANGTQIESFPLTTHPGGSIAYRFELDGQQIAYVTDTTVDGTYTDFIRGVDLLIHECYFPDSSSDWAETTGHTHSSTLAELAQSANVGRLVITHVDPLNLDDDPIGLDEFKKIYSNVTIADDGLTIDLSK; translated from the coding sequence ATGCGAATCGAATTTCTTGGAACTGGGGGATTTCACCCAAACGAACGCCGCCACACCACTTGCTTAATGGTCCCCGAAATCGGACTGATCCTCGATTGCGGGACTGCTGGCTTCCGCATCGCCGAGCACATCGAAACCAAAACACTCGACCTGCTTTTGTCTCACGCTCACCTCGATCACATTTGCGGGCTCACCTACCTCGTCACTCTTCCGATCATTCACAACGTCGAAAAAATGCGGCTCTTCGGAGCGCAGCACGTCTTAGATGCTGTCCGAGACTCCCTCTTCTCCGAAGCCATTTTTCCTGTCGGCCCCCCGTTCGAGTTTCACACGATCACTCCGGGCGACTCAATCGAGCTGGCTAACGGAACACAAATCGAGTCATTTCCACTCACAACTCATCCGGGTGGATCAATCGCGTATCGCTTTGAACTGGACGGTCAGCAAATCGCTTACGTCACCGACACAACCGTCGACGGAACTTACACCGATTTCATTCGCGGCGTCGATCTCTTGATACATGAATGCTACTTCCCGGACAGTAGTTCGGACTGGGCAGAGACGACCGGGCACACACACTCTTCGACACTCGCCGAACTCGCTCAGTCAGCGAACGTTGGGAGACTGGTGATCACCCACGTTGATCCCCTGAATCTTGACGACGATCCGATTGGACTCGATGAGTTCAAGAAGATTTACTCAAACGTCACGATCGCGGACGATGGCCTGACCATCGATTTGTCAAAATGA